In the Clostridium beijerinckii genome, one interval contains:
- a CDS encoding HK97 family phage prohead protease produces the protein MEKQYNQNKLEVRELENGKLQLEILVNDFRESRMLQGKNGKFIENIKPEAFKKAIGSNANIELYVDHENYVNLADNMMLEVREDGLYAIVDLIPQARSLYNTIKEKGANGISFGFECLKDVWNGCKRTIEELKLFEISILMSKSPAYWGGYAEARSMIEIPQYDLCEMRKKRLELYKSI, from the coding sequence ATGGAGAAACAATATAACCAAAATAAACTTGAAGTAAGAGAACTTGAAAATGGAAAATTACAACTTGAAATATTAGTCAATGATTTTAGAGAGAGTCGAATGCTACAAGGTAAGAATGGTAAGTTTATTGAAAATATAAAGCCAGAAGCTTTTAAAAAGGCCATAGGATCTAATGCTAATATAGAGCTTTATGTGGATCATGAAAACTATGTTAATTTAGCTGATAATATGATGTTAGAAGTTAGGGAAGATGGATTATATGCTATTGTAGATTTAATACCACAAGCTAGAAGTTTATATAATACTATTAAAGAAAAAGGTGCTAATGGCATATCATTTGGTTTTGAGTGTTTAAAAGATGTTTGGAATGGCTGTAAGAGGACCATTGAAGAACTTAAATTGTTTGAAATAAGCATTCTTATGAGTAAATCTCCTGCATACTGGGGTGGCTATGCTGAAGCTCGATCTATGATTGAAATTCCTCAATACGATCTTTGTGAAATGCGAAAAAAAAGGTTAGAACTATATAAGTCTATTTAA
- a CDS encoding phage portal protein: protein MGLFKKETIIEERNYAVVLSELFSASRIYISEDTIYSIPAVVEALDLICGSVSQLPIYMYKEDINGQVERVRGHRLEKVLNEENNDLEYAANYKAQMIKDLLLYGNHYSYIERNSLQVKGLHRISPKTVTIKKLADSNGVLRGASVSYSLNNITNAKDIYEFLIITKNSEDGFSGKGILSSKEILEIILSQNKVLQKALTNAVRPSGILKASGRLTKDAIDRLKQSWNNFYSGVDNTGKTVILEEGLEYKEISMSLDGLELVENKKAFDTDIKKLFGIDSITNNDELLKRVISPILVNIEGALNKSLLLEREKKEGYFLRFNTSELSRPNELEKVQIVSELLKNGLCTLNEGRAMLDINPYVDSKDDFLLLNLGSVMFKRSGDVFIPNMNAILNTDGNIGNNTIKNTNINSSNDTVNENNKE from the coding sequence ATGGGGCTATTCAAAAAAGAAACAATTATTGAAGAAAGAAATTATGCTGTAGTATTATCTGAGTTATTTTCAGCTTCAAGAATATATATAAGCGAAGATACTATTTACTCTATTCCTGCTGTTGTAGAAGCTCTAGATCTGATTTGTGGTTCAGTCTCGCAGCTTCCAATATATATGTACAAGGAAGATATAAACGGACAAGTGGAACGAGTAAGAGGACATAGGCTAGAAAAAGTCCTAAATGAAGAGAATAACGATCTAGAGTATGCTGCAAATTATAAAGCACAAATGATAAAAGACCTATTGTTATACGGAAATCATTACTCTTATATTGAAAGAAATTCTTTACAAGTAAAGGGGCTTCATAGGATTTCGCCTAAGACTGTAACTATCAAGAAATTAGCTGATAGTAATGGTGTTCTACGGGGTGCTAGTGTTTCATATTCATTGAACAATATTACTAATGCAAAGGATATTTATGAGTTTCTTATTATAACAAAAAATAGTGAAGATGGTTTTAGTGGAAAAGGAATATTATCATCAAAAGAGATTTTAGAAATAATACTTTCACAGAATAAGGTATTGCAAAAAGCATTAACTAATGCAGTAAGACCTAGTGGTATATTAAAAGCTTCAGGAAGATTAACAAAAGATGCTATAGATAGATTAAAACAATCTTGGAACAATTTTTATAGCGGTGTAGATAATACTGGTAAAACGGTGATTCTTGAAGAAGGCCTTGAGTACAAAGAAATTTCAATGAGCCTTGATGGATTAGAATTAGTTGAGAATAAAAAGGCTTTTGATACTGATATAAAGAAACTCTTTGGAATTGATAGTATTACTAATAATGACGAGTTATTAAAAAGAGTAATCTCACCTATCCTTGTAAATATAGAAGGTGCTTTAAATAAATCGTTGTTGCTAGAAAGGGAGAAGAAAGAAGGATATTTCCTAAGGTTCAATACATCTGAGCTGTCTAGACCAAATGAATTAGAAAAAGTTCAAATAGTATCTGAGTTGTTAAAGAATGGACTTTGCACTTTAAATGAGGGTAGAGCTATGCTTGATATAAATCCATATGTAGATTCAAAAGATGATTTCTTATTACTAAATTTAGGTAGTGTAATGTTTAAAAGATCAGGGGACGTATTCATTCCTAATATGAATGCTATCTTGAATACTGATGGGAACATAGGCAATAACACTATCAAGAATACTAATATAAATAGTTCTAATGATACAGTTAATGAAAATAATAAAGAGTAG
- a CDS encoding VanZ family protein: MKNKRKIIYWFLLIVWMIGIFIMSNQPAQISDSQSEGVINILSAIGINMNGIFGQLTNFIVRKCAHFLEYMVLSLLAFNVFKLYFNIRRVIFVTVAFVFLYACSDEIHQLFVLGREGAFRDVIIDTVGGITLILINLFRMHIVGKFNEDK; the protein is encoded by the coding sequence ATGAAGAACAAAAGGAAAATTATTTACTGGTTTTTATTAATAGTTTGGATGATAGGGATATTTATTATGTCTAATCAACCTGCTCAAATATCTGATTCTCAAAGTGAAGGCGTAATAAATATTCTTTCTGCTATAGGTATCAATATGAATGGAATATTTGGGCAGCTTACTAATTTTATAGTTAGAAAATGCGCACACTTTCTTGAATATATGGTATTATCATTATTAGCGTTTAATGTGTTTAAATTGTATTTTAATATCAGAAGAGTTATTTTTGTGACAGTAGCTTTTGTATTTCTTTACGCTTGTTCTGATGAAATACATCAATTATTTGTTTTAGGAAGAGAAGGTGCTTTTAGAGATGTTATAATAGATACGGTTGGGGGTATTACACTAATATTGATTAATCTATTTAGAATGCATATAGTTGGCAAGTTTAATGAAGATAAATAA
- a CDS encoding phage major capsid protein produces MANKKELMEKRLELQEQMQSMLDKVETETRDFSEQENSQYLTLETELRAVIEQINDTSEKNLKETKGEDKMEKRELLENFAAGLVVGEVRNMDTITQANAVPSVISADVVKKMEEISSVFNEAKKVVAPGELSILIEKELTKAKVLGETEEIIGEDLSGFEKCVLKNRRVGTMLVVSKTLLMNSPSLGMEYLNAQLAARLARTLEHEIFNGDATEGHFSKGILALAPVVAKAGTGIAITDLSKLITDINPVFLPKAKLYMNRANFSMVAQLMDGTGRPYLTHDVIGQSPMYRVLGISIEITEALTDEVVVLGNIGEAVTVKMVQDITVTPLLEKYAASGQIGIIAETYCDATVVNTQAIRILKAVV; encoded by the coding sequence ATGGCTAATAAAAAGGAACTAATGGAAAAAAGGCTCGAATTGCAAGAACAAATGCAATCAATGTTAGACAAAGTTGAAACTGAAACTAGAGATTTTTCTGAACAAGAAAACTCTCAGTATTTAACTCTAGAAACTGAACTACGTGCTGTCATTGAGCAGATAAATGATACATCAGAAAAAAACTTAAAGGAAACTAAAGGAGAAGATAAAATGGAAAAAAGAGAATTACTTGAAAACTTTGCAGCAGGTCTTGTTGTAGGTGAAGTTAGGAATATGGATACAATTACCCAGGCAAATGCTGTGCCATCAGTAATTTCGGCAGATGTTGTGAAGAAAATGGAAGAAATATCATCAGTATTCAATGAAGCAAAAAAGGTAGTTGCACCTGGTGAATTATCTATACTAATTGAAAAAGAATTAACGAAAGCCAAAGTTTTAGGAGAGACCGAAGAAATAATTGGCGAGGATCTATCAGGCTTTGAAAAATGTGTTTTAAAGAATAGAAGAGTGGGTACAATGTTGGTAGTGTCGAAGACTCTATTAATGAACTCACCAAGTCTTGGTATGGAATATTTGAATGCTCAATTAGCTGCTAGACTTGCTAGAACACTAGAACATGAAATATTTAATGGAGATGCTACTGAAGGACATTTTTCTAAAGGTATATTAGCTTTAGCTCCAGTAGTTGCTAAGGCGGGTACAGGTATTGCAATAACTGATTTATCTAAGCTAATCACTGATATTAATCCTGTATTTCTTCCGAAGGCTAAATTGTACATGAATCGTGCAAATTTTTCAATGGTCGCTCAATTAATGGACGGAACTGGAAGACCGTACTTAACTCATGATGTTATAGGACAATCCCCTATGTATAGAGTATTGGGAATTTCTATTGAGATCACTGAAGCACTTACTGATGAAGTAGTAGTGTTAGGAAACATAGGTGAAGCTGTAACAGTAAAAATGGTACAAGATATAACAGTTACTCCATTACTAGAAAAGTATGCTGCTAGTGGTCAAATAGGTATTATAGCTGAAACTTACTGTGATGCAACGGTAGTTAACACTCAAGCAATACGTATACTAAAGGCGGTTGTTTAA
- a CDS encoding competence/damage-inducible protein A, whose amino-acid sequence MKAEIIAIGTEILLGDIINSNAQYLAQELAALGIDMYYQQVVGDNEIRVMHAFDEAYSRSDIIITTGGLGPTDDDITKEVAAKYFNKELIKDENSTKKIEDYFKFRERAMTQNNLKQGLIPEGATVINNNNGTAPGVIIEDDNKIMIILPGPPKEMKPMFEESVKPYLQEKSDSILVSRVVKILGIGESAVAEEIKDLIDTQTNPTIAPYAKDVGVMLRITAKAETKDEALKLIEPIEEEIKNRLGDNVYATEDINIEEVVARLLIEKKLTISTAESCTGGMIASYLINYPGISEVFLEGAVTYSNEAKHNRLGVNNDILNKYGAVSEETAREMAIGIAKTANTDVSIVTTGIAGPEGGTLEKPVGLVFIGVYVQGKVTIQKCLFKGDRNKVRLQATITGLDMLRRILIK is encoded by the coding sequence ATGAAAGCAGAGATTATAGCCATAGGAACAGAAATTTTATTAGGTGATATAATTAATTCAAATGCCCAATATTTAGCTCAGGAATTAGCAGCCCTTGGAATAGATATGTATTATCAGCAAGTAGTAGGAGATAATGAAATAAGAGTTATGCATGCATTTGATGAGGCATATAGCAGAAGTGATATCATAATAACTACAGGAGGACTTGGACCAACTGATGATGATATTACAAAAGAAGTTGCAGCTAAATATTTTAATAAAGAATTAATCAAGGATGAAAATTCAACTAAAAAGATAGAAGATTATTTTAAATTTAGAGAAAGAGCAATGACTCAAAATAATTTAAAGCAAGGATTAATTCCAGAAGGAGCAACTGTTATAAATAATAATAATGGAACAGCACCAGGAGTTATAATAGAAGATGATAATAAGATAATGATCATTTTACCTGGACCACCAAAGGAAATGAAACCAATGTTTGAAGAATCAGTTAAACCATATCTTCAAGAGAAATCAGATTCAATATTGGTTTCAAGAGTTGTTAAGATACTTGGAATAGGGGAAAGCGCTGTTGCAGAGGAGATTAAGGATTTAATAGATACTCAAACTAATCCTACAATTGCGCCTTATGCAAAAGATGTAGGAGTAATGCTTCGTATAACTGCAAAGGCTGAAACTAAAGATGAAGCACTAAAATTGATAGAACCAATTGAGGAAGAAATTAAGAACAGACTTGGGGATAATGTTTATGCAACTGAGGATATTAACATAGAAGAAGTTGTAGCTAGGCTTTTGATAGAGAAGAAACTAACAATATCTACGGCAGAATCATGTACTGGTGGCATGATAGCAAGCTATCTTATTAATTATCCAGGTATATCGGAAGTTTTTTTAGAAGGCGCTGTAACATATTCCAATGAGGCTAAACATAATAGACTAGGCGTTAATAATGATATTTTAAACAAATATGGGGCCGTAAGTGAAGAAACCGCAAGAGAAATGGCAATTGGTATTGCAAAGACAGCTAATACTGATGTTAGCATTGTAACAACAGGAATTGCAGGACCAGAAGGTGGTACTTTAGAAAAGCCTGTTGGATTGGTTTTTATAGGTGTGTATGTTCAAGGAAAGGTAACGATACAAAAATGTTTGTTTAAGGGAGATAGGAACAAAGTAAGGCTTCAGGCTACAATTACAGGATTAGATATGCTAAGAAGAATTCTTATTAAATAA
- a CDS encoding ROK family protein codes for MQKYVIGVDLGGTKISTALSNLNGEVLCQTTVPTNASEGEIPVLNRIIESVEKVIKDGSVTYKDIKGIGIGSPGPLDAEKGTIIYTPNLPFKNFNLVEPLNKKFEVPVFLDNDANVAAIGEYMFGAGKGAKDVVFFTVSTGVGGGAVLNGKVYRGHTSNALEIGHMTVAPDGPRCNCGNIGCVEATSSGTAIAKRGQEALASKVETSLRKYDTITSYEVFTEAAAGDPVCVDIINNALNYLGIAIANAVSIFDPEIIIIGGGVSKAGEIVFDTVRKVVDKRCFKSMAESVKIVPAGLGTDAGVIGAVALALLETEDK; via the coding sequence ATGCAAAAATATGTTATAGGAGTAGATTTAGGAGGAACTAAGATAAGTACTGCATTATCTAATTTAAATGGAGAAGTGTTATGTCAAACAACAGTTCCTACAAATGCAAGCGAGGGAGAAATTCCAGTATTAAATAGAATTATAGAATCTGTTGAAAAAGTAATTAAAGATGGATCAGTAACTTATAAAGATATAAAAGGAATTGGTATCGGTTCCCCTGGACCTTTAGATGCTGAAAAAGGAACTATAATCTATACACCAAACCTTCCATTTAAGAATTTTAATTTAGTGGAACCTTTGAATAAAAAGTTTGAAGTTCCTGTATTTTTAGATAATGATGCAAACGTTGCAGCTATCGGCGAATATATGTTTGGCGCAGGAAAAGGCGCTAAAGATGTAGTATTCTTCACAGTAAGCACTGGAGTAGGTGGAGGCGCTGTCTTAAATGGAAAGGTATATAGAGGACACACTTCAAATGCCTTAGAAATAGGACATATGACAGTGGCACCAGATGGACCAAGATGTAATTGTGGAAATATAGGGTGTGTAGAAGCAACATCATCAGGAACTGCAATTGCAAAAAGAGGACAGGAAGCATTAGCTAGTAAAGTTGAGACTTCATTAAGAAAGTATGATACTATTACTTCATATGAGGTGTTTACAGAGGCGGCTGCAGGAGATCCAGTTTGCGTAGATATAATTAATAATGCACTGAATTATTTAGGAATAGCTATAGCTAATGCAGTATCTATATTTGATCCAGAAATTATAATAATAGGTGGTGGTGTATCAAAAGCTGGAGAGATTGTTTTTGATACAGTAAGAAAAGTTGTGGATAAGAGATGTTTTAAATCCATGGCAGAATCAGTTAAGATTGTTCCAGCAGGATTAGGTACAGATGCAGGGGTAATTGGTGCGGTAGCATTAGCATTGCTTGAAACAGAAGATAAGTAA
- a CDS encoding NAD-dependent protein deacylase, producing MENKIENLAQIIKDSNNIVFFGGAGCSCESGIPDFRSSNGLFNEKLNITFTPEQLVSHTFYIRYPEEFFRFYKSKLIYPDAKPNDAHLALAKLEEMGKLKAIVTQNIDGLHQAAGSKNVFELHGSVHRNYCTKCHEFYDAKFIIDSKGAPTCTKCGGTVKPDVVLYEEGLDDNVIRDAVDAISKADTLIIGGTSLVVYPAAGLINYFKGKNLILINKSTTSADNKADLVINDSIGKVFNDVMKLI from the coding sequence ATGGAAAATAAAATAGAAAATTTAGCTCAAATTATAAAGGATAGTAACAATATAGTATTCTTCGGTGGTGCTGGTTGTAGTTGTGAAAGCGGCATTCCAGATTTTAGAAGTTCAAATGGATTATTTAATGAAAAACTGAATATTACATTTACTCCTGAACAATTAGTTTCACATACATTTTATATAAGATACCCAGAAGAATTTTTTAGATTTTATAAGTCAAAGCTTATATATCCAGATGCTAAACCAAATGATGCTCACTTAGCATTAGCTAAACTTGAAGAAATGGGAAAACTAAAGGCTATAGTAACTCAAAACATAGACGGGCTTCATCAAGCAGCTGGAAGTAAAAATGTTTTTGAACTTCATGGATCTGTCCATAGAAATTACTGTACTAAATGTCACGAATTTTATGATGCTAAATTTATAATAGACTCTAAAGGAGCTCCTACTTGTACTAAATGTGGGGGAACTGTTAAACCAGATGTAGTTCTTTATGAGGAAGGTTTAGATGATAATGTAATTAGAGATGCAGTAGATGCAATATCTAAAGCTGATACCTTAATAATAGGTGGAACTTCTCTTGTAGTTTATCCGGCTGCCGGGCTTATAAACTATTTTAAAGGTAAAAATCTTATTCTCATAAATAAAAGTACAACTTCTGCTGATAACAAAGCTGACCTAGTTATTAATGATTCTATAGGAAAAGTATTTAATGACGTTATGAAACTAATTTAA
- a CDS encoding DNA cytosine methyltransferase, whose product MYAIDLFCGAGGMSEGILQAGFHILFSNDINESVELTYTNRHEQLGYRQNYNTFFRRADIRELTGEYILQKIRDLEFWNAEERNIPDDIDAIFGGPPCQGFSLAGRRNADDPRNMLFREYVRVIHEIQPKYVVMENVTGFMNTRLNGFIGINGDVYDNEVAPYILTQELNRIGYNVLEPRILDASNYGVPQARRRAIFIAYRNDVIEPQYPISNQNSVTAITDAIGDLIRDTQIRIDVNPELTRYQLASINGRTPNINGETIHSNNIIHNNELSAHSNIIKERFSLYREGESTSNLRERIQAQGIELNNCNSLVSYLSKNLNITEDKVITTFRNGNVGEEMLNELLTKKNMRRRLDRNNVAATVVSLPDDFISPFENRTFSVRELARLQSFDDSFEFLGPRTTGGDRRKKEVPQYTQVGNAVPPLLARAVALEIARVLQQ is encoded by the coding sequence ATGTACGCAATTGATTTATTCTGTGGTGCTGGTGGCATGAGCGAAGGTATTCTACAAGCAGGATTTCATATATTATTTTCAAATGATATAAATGAGTCAGTTGAATTAACATATACAAATAGGCACGAACAATTAGGTTATAGGCAAAATTACAATACTTTTTTTAGAAGAGCTGATATAAGGGAATTAACAGGCGAATATATACTGCAAAAAATTAGAGATTTAGAGTTTTGGAATGCAGAAGAAAGAAACATCCCTGATGATATTGATGCGATATTTGGAGGTCCACCTTGCCAAGGATTTTCGCTAGCTGGAAGAAGAAATGCTGACGATCCTAGAAATATGCTTTTTAGAGAATATGTGAGAGTAATACATGAAATACAACCAAAGTATGTTGTCATGGAAAATGTCACTGGATTTATGAATACTCGGTTAAATGGCTTTATTGGAATTAATGGCGATGTGTATGACAACGAAGTTGCACCTTATATATTAACTCAAGAATTAAACAGAATAGGCTATAATGTTTTAGAACCAAGAATATTAGATGCTTCTAATTACGGGGTACCACAAGCAAGAAGGAGAGCAATTTTTATTGCTTATAGAAATGATGTCATAGAACCACAATACCCAATTAGCAATCAAAATAGTGTAACAGCTATAACAGACGCAATAGGTGATTTAATAAGAGATACTCAGATCAGAATAGATGTTAATCCTGAATTAACCAGATACCAATTAGCCTCTATAAATGGAAGAACACCTAATATAAATGGTGAAACAATTCATAGTAATAATATAATACATAATAATGAGTTATCTGCTCATTCAAATATAATAAAAGAAAGGTTTTCTTTATATAGGGAAGGAGAAAGTACATCTAATCTCAGAGAAAGAATACAAGCACAAGGTATTGAATTAAATAACTGCAATAGTTTAGTAAGTTATCTGTCTAAAAACTTAAACATAACAGAAGATAAGGTAATAACTACTTTTCGAAATGGAAATGTAGGTGAAGAGATGTTAAATGAATTGTTAACCAAAAAAAATATGAGAAGAAGATTAGATAGAAATAATGTCGCTGCAACCGTTGTATCTTTGCCAGATGATTTTATATCACCATTTGAAAATAGAACATTTTCAGTTCGCGAACTGGCAAGACTTCAATCATTTGATGACAGTTTTGAATTTTTAGGACCGAGAACAACTGGTGGAGATAGAAGAAAGAAAGAGGTTCCTCAATATACTCAAGTCGGAAATGCCGTTCCACCTTTATTAGCAAGAGCAGTAGCATTGGAAATAGCGAGAGTACTGCAACAATAA
- the fusA gene encoding elongation factor G, translating to MKDYSIKNLRNVGLMGHNGTGKTSLAESLLYYSKITDRLGNIEDGTTVLDFDTEEKKRQFSIALSVAPIELDNVKINLIDIPGYADFQGECIEGMRSVDVGMIVVSGVSGVKAGTERAWEYCNKIKLPRTFFINKLDRENSDFNKVLASLKEKFGISVVPIQYPIGEEDNFKGVINIISKQARVYDVKTKEIKILDIPEELQDEVENCKKMIMEAVAETDEVLLDKYFSEGELSDEEIYKGLISGCANGDIAPVMCGSATKVIGMDSLIDDIVECFPSPEYAIPQKAVDVLKDEEVFVNLNQDKPFSALVFKTIADPFVGRISFFRVITGEAKDDMTVLNVNKDKNEKLSHICFIRGKTQIPAKRIIAGDIGAISKLQYTNTGDTLASPDFKVIYDKMNFPKTVFSMAVIPQAKGDEEKISQALAKLKDEDPVFQIDRDVENAEIVISGLGETHINVIASKIKSKFGVEAVLSLPKVPYKETIKGFSDVQGKHKKQSGGHGQYGDVVIKFERRTDGEEELEFIDNVVGGAVPRNFIPAVEKGLRECITHGVLAGCPVIGLKATLHDGSYHSVDSSEMAFKVAASIAYKKGLEQAKPILLEPIMKVEVILPNEYMGDVIADINKKRGRVIGMEPEGDKQRVISEIPLAEIRKYATELRSLTQGRGVFTKEFVRYEEVPEIEVAKAIESINELRK from the coding sequence ATGAAAGATTATAGTATTAAAAATTTAAGAAATGTAGGATTAATGGGGCATAATGGAACTGGAAAGACTTCCTTAGCGGAAAGCCTTCTGTATTATTCAAAAATTACAGATAGATTAGGGAATATTGAGGATGGGACTACGGTTTTAGATTTTGATACTGAAGAAAAGAAGAGACAATTTTCTATTGCCCTTTCAGTAGCACCAATTGAATTAGATAATGTTAAAATAAATCTTATTGATATTCCTGGATATGCAGACTTTCAAGGTGAATGTATCGAAGGAATGAGATCCGTGGATGTAGGTATGATAGTTGTAAGCGGAGTTTCAGGAGTCAAGGCGGGAACTGAAAGGGCCTGGGAATATTGTAACAAAATTAAATTGCCTAGAACATTTTTTATAAATAAATTAGATAGAGAGAACTCGGATTTTAATAAAGTATTAGCATCTCTTAAAGAAAAGTTTGGCATAAGCGTGGTGCCTATTCAGTATCCTATAGGAGAAGAAGACAATTTTAAAGGAGTAATAAATATAATATCCAAACAAGCAAGAGTATACGATGTAAAGACTAAGGAAATAAAAATATTGGATATACCTGAAGAGCTCCAGGATGAAGTTGAAAATTGTAAGAAGATGATTATGGAAGCTGTAGCTGAGACTGATGAAGTATTGCTTGATAAATATTTTAGTGAAGGTGAATTGAGTGATGAAGAAATATATAAGGGCCTTATAAGTGGATGTGCTAATGGGGATATTGCCCCTGTTATGTGTGGAAGTGCTACAAAAGTTATTGGAATGGATTCTTTAATTGATGATATTGTAGAATGTTTTCCATCGCCAGAATATGCTATTCCACAAAAAGCTGTAGACGTTTTAAAAGATGAAGAGGTTTTTGTTAATCTCAATCAAGATAAGCCTTTTTCTGCATTAGTATTTAAAACTATTGCAGATCCATTTGTAGGCAGGATATCATTTTTTAGAGTTATTACAGGTGAAGCGAAAGATGATATGACAGTATTAAATGTTAATAAAGATAAGAACGAAAAATTATCCCATATATGTTTTATTAGAGGTAAGACACAAATACCAGCTAAAAGAATAATAGCTGGTGATATAGGTGCTATTTCCAAGCTACAGTATACAAATACAGGCGATACTTTAGCTAGTCCTGATTTTAAAGTAATATATGACAAAATGAATTTTCCTAAAACAGTTTTCTCAATGGCTGTAATCCCACAAGCTAAAGGTGATGAGGAAAAGATATCTCAAGCTTTGGCCAAGTTAAAAGATGAAGATCCTGTTTTTCAGATTGATAGGGATGTAGAAAATGCAGAAATTGTAATCTCAGGACTAGGAGAAACACATATTAATGTAATCGCAAGTAAAATAAAAAGTAAATTTGGTGTAGAAGCAGTATTAAGTTTACCAAAGGTACCTTATAAAGAAACTATAAAGGGATTTTCAGATGTACAAGGAAAACATAAAAAGCAGTCTGGTGGACATGGCCAGTATGGAGATGTGGTAATTAAATTTGAACGTAGAACAGATGGAGAGGAAGAATTAGAATTTATTGATAACGTTGTTGGTGGTGCAGTTCCAAGAAATTTTATTCCAGCAGTAGAAAAAGGATTAAGAGAGTGTATAACTCATGGGGTTTTAGCAGGATGCCCAGTTATAGGCCTTAAAGCGACTCTTCATGATGGGTCATATCACTCTGTAGATTCTTCTGAAATGGCTTTTAAGGTTGCAGCCTCTATAGCTTATAAAAAGGGATTAGAGCAAGCTAAACCTATTCTTTTGGAACCTATAATGAAAGTAGAAGTTATATTACCAAACGAATATATGGGTGATGTGATAGCTGATATAAATAAAAAGAGGGGAAGAGTAATCGGAATGGAGCCAGAAGGGGACAAGCAAAGGGTTATATCAGAAATTCCGCTTGCCGAAATTAGAAAATATGCTACTGAATTGAGATCTTTAACTCAAGGAAGAGGAGTATTTACAAAAGAATTTGTAAGATATGAGGAAGTTCCAGAGATAGAGGTAGCGAAAGCCATAGAGAGCATTAATGAATTAAGAAAATAA
- a CDS encoding DUF5986 family protein: MDKTEYRGEAAMENEVSAKLISGEEVKLIIKSIDDAKTQYKDYVKREKLVTQNGKYHEMWNYIFTNIEKSFNEFPYKCYKISRQRLWEFIVIHDQINYVLYVIMKENNFEKIRNAKGKDLHYIKILNLINPFKIEKSKQISLFPDDESKEEYIKNDLDKMLKDIDGKVNVCVDVLYSEKQNKVTSISGKISDYDLDEIKSYCWNEFITADINEIIDTNDEYEVITEPIELHVRDHVKRVKEHEEDTKDIIASKETQKKNLEGK; encoded by the coding sequence ATGGATAAAACAGAGTATAGGGGTGAAGCTGCAATGGAAAATGAAGTATCTGCTAAATTAATTTCAGGAGAAGAGGTTAAATTAATAATAAAGTCAATTGATGATGCTAAAACACAATATAAAGACTATGTTAAGCGTGAGAAGTTAGTTACTCAAAATGGTAAATATCATGAAATGTGGAATTATATTTTTACAAATATAGAAAAATCGTTTAATGAGTTTCCGTATAAGTGTTATAAAATCTCAAGACAAAGATTATGGGAATTTATAGTAATACATGACCAAATAAATTATGTATTATATGTCATAATGAAAGAAAACAATTTTGAAAAAATAAGAAATGCTAAAGGTAAAGATCTTCACTATATTAAAATTTTAAATTTAATAAATCCTTTTAAAATTGAGAAAAGTAAGCAGATATCATTATTTCCTGATGATGAAAGCAAAGAAGAATATATAAAAAATGATTTAGATAAAATGTTAAAAGATATAGACGGAAAAGTAAACGTGTGTGTAGACGTACTATATTCTGAGAAACAAAATAAAGTAACTAGTATATCGGGAAAAATATCTGATTATGATTTAGATGAAATTAAATCATATTGTTGGAATGAATTTATTACAGCAGATATTAACGAAATCATTGATACAAATGATGAATATGAAGTTATAACTGAACCAATTGAATTACATGTTAGAGACCATGTAAAACGAGTGAAAGAACATGAAGAGGATACTAAAGATATTATTGCAAGCAAAGAAACACAAAAGAAAAATCTTGAGGGAAAGTAA